A section of the Amycolatopsis sp. AA4 genome encodes:
- a CDS encoding FAD-dependent monooxygenase gives MPEIAIVGGGIGGLAAAAALRKAGFSPVVHEQAAGFGRVGADINLTPNAVRALDGLGVGDELRETAARPKYRISRTWDTGEETSRLPMGDEAERRYGSPQLTMHRADLLAALERALPDDVVHLGHKLTGLSTTDSVSLDFSGTNVSADVVIGADGIHSAVRTALFGAEHPEFTGVVAYRAVLPAGSVDVPNLDCFTKWWGPDPDTQLVTFPLNRGADVFVFATTRQSQWRHESWTTPGDVDELREAYRGFHPEARALLDACDSVLQSALYVRDPLPTWSSGPVTLLGDACHPMMPFMAQGAGMAIEDSVVLARALAEYPNVEVALKAYQAARLDRTREVQLASRGNSWLKQSGTSSAAADAIYGYDAWHTPV, from the coding sequence GTGCCGGAAATCGCCATCGTCGGCGGCGGGATCGGCGGCCTCGCCGCCGCGGCCGCCCTGCGGAAGGCCGGGTTCTCGCCGGTCGTGCACGAACAGGCGGCCGGATTCGGCCGCGTCGGCGCGGACATCAACCTGACGCCCAACGCCGTCCGCGCCCTCGACGGCCTCGGCGTCGGCGACGAACTGCGCGAAACCGCGGCGCGGCCGAAGTACCGGATCAGCCGCACCTGGGACACCGGCGAGGAAACCTCGCGCCTGCCGATGGGCGACGAGGCCGAGCGCCGCTACGGTTCGCCGCAGCTCACGATGCACCGCGCGGATCTGCTGGCCGCCCTGGAACGCGCACTGCCCGACGACGTCGTCCACTTGGGACACAAGCTGACCGGACTGTCCACAACGGACTCAGTCTCGCTGGACTTCAGCGGGACCAATGTTTCCGCGGACGTCGTGATCGGCGCCGACGGCATCCACTCCGCTGTCCGCACCGCGTTGTTCGGCGCGGAACACCCGGAGTTCACCGGCGTGGTCGCGTACCGCGCGGTGCTGCCCGCGGGTTCGGTGGACGTGCCGAACCTGGACTGCTTCACCAAGTGGTGGGGTCCCGATCCGGACACGCAGTTGGTGACTTTCCCGCTCAACCGGGGTGCGGACGTGTTCGTCTTCGCCACGACGCGGCAAAGCCAGTGGCGGCACGAATCCTGGACCACCCCCGGGGACGTCGACGAACTCCGCGAGGCGTACCGCGGCTTCCACCCCGAGGCGCGCGCCTTGCTGGACGCGTGCGATTCGGTGCTGCAATCGGCGCTGTACGTCCGCGATCCGCTGCCGACCTGGTCGTCCGGCCCGGTGACGCTACTGGGCGACGCGTGCCATCCGATGATGCCGTTCATGGCGCAAGGCGCGGGAATGGCCATTGAGGACAGCGTGGTGCTGGCGCGGGCGCTGGCGGAGTACCCGAACGTCGAGGTCGCGCTGAAGGCGTACCAGGCGGCCCGGCTGGACCGCACGCGCGAGGTGCAGCTGGCCTCGCGGGGCAACAGCTGGCTCAAGCAGAGCGGGACGAGTTCGGCCGCCGCGGACGCGATCTACGGGTACGACGCCTGGCACACTCCGGTATGA
- a CDS encoding dihydrofolate reductase family protein, with protein sequence MRTLIVTEFVSLDGVVEAPGGEPGYRNAGWTFQDIEFDPAAYALKGAEQEEATALLLGRVSYEAFSPVWPGMTEEFPRYNAMPKYVVSTTLRDEDLVPNWGETTILRSLDDVAALKETEGGPIIVNGSATLVRNLADAGLVDRLHLLVFPVLLGAGKRLFSETDKDKQPLKLIESESYSNGIQKQIFEFVR encoded by the coding sequence ATGCGCACCCTCATCGTCACCGAGTTCGTGTCCCTCGACGGCGTCGTCGAAGCCCCCGGCGGCGAGCCCGGTTACCGCAACGCCGGCTGGACGTTCCAGGACATCGAGTTCGACCCCGCCGCGTACGCGCTCAAGGGCGCCGAGCAGGAGGAGGCGACCGCGCTGCTGCTCGGCCGCGTCAGCTACGAGGCGTTCTCGCCGGTGTGGCCGGGCATGACCGAGGAGTTCCCGCGCTACAACGCGATGCCGAAGTACGTCGTGTCGACCACCCTGCGCGACGAGGACCTCGTGCCGAACTGGGGCGAGACGACCATTCTCCGCTCGCTCGACGACGTCGCCGCCCTGAAGGAGACCGAGGGCGGCCCGATCATCGTCAACGGCAGCGCGACGCTGGTCCGGAACCTCGCCGACGCCGGCCTGGTCGACCGGCTGCACCTGCTGGTCTTCCCGGTTCTGCTGGGCGCCGGGAAGCGGCTGTTCAGCGAGACCGACAAGGACAAGCAGCCGCTGAAGCTGATCGAGAGCGAAAGCTACTCGAACGGGATCCAGAAGCAGATCTTCGAGTTCGTCCGCTGA
- a CDS encoding WXG100 family type VII secretion target, giving the protein MSRTPGYERLPYEKHRKHRLWSEDHPPTAAQRRILRRTKLAQRANLKDESFGKINWNAWAHTTLYDMIMTADPVAMGATAHQWGKLAYDVDSATSAVHKTVQKLLLSWRGGAAGNAAQSASKLTSWGAGASETMRAVGDKLDHYTSAVETAKHKMPEPVFYAAENQFRDGYDLNAASGPSGAVMVDQLLDDHLPAKRAASQAKAEAVRVMESYETSSKGVHDKLPHFTGAPKTTNIDSAGGDGSGGRGGVDGGRRRSGGSEMAGSGDATTASSVVPGGAGAFAGGPFGGTPGSAGAFGSGSVGALGGNGAGSGGALPGSLPGSLSGGMLGGATGPGGAAAGAAGAAAGARGGSPMSGGFFPPMAGQHGEGSEDHQNRYTKGSSFDFLEDLPDAYPPVLGE; this is encoded by the coding sequence ATGAGCCGGACACCGGGCTACGAACGGCTGCCGTACGAGAAGCACCGCAAGCACCGGCTGTGGAGCGAGGACCATCCGCCCACCGCCGCGCAGCGCCGGATCCTGCGGCGCACCAAGCTCGCCCAGCGGGCCAACCTGAAGGACGAGTCCTTCGGCAAGATCAACTGGAACGCCTGGGCGCACACCACGCTCTACGACATGATCATGACCGCGGACCCGGTCGCGATGGGCGCGACCGCGCACCAGTGGGGCAAGCTCGCGTACGACGTCGATTCGGCGACCTCCGCGGTGCACAAGACGGTGCAGAAGCTGCTGCTGTCCTGGCGCGGCGGCGCGGCCGGGAACGCGGCGCAGTCGGCTTCGAAGCTGACGTCCTGGGGCGCGGGCGCGAGCGAGACGATGCGCGCGGTCGGCGACAAGCTCGACCACTACACGAGCGCGGTCGAGACGGCGAAGCACAAGATGCCGGAACCGGTCTTCTACGCGGCGGAGAACCAGTTCCGCGACGGTTACGACCTCAACGCGGCCAGCGGCCCCAGCGGCGCGGTGATGGTCGATCAGCTGCTTGACGACCATCTGCCGGCCAAACGTGCCGCGTCGCAGGCCAAGGCCGAGGCCGTTCGCGTGATGGAAAGCTACGAGACGTCGAGCAAGGGCGTGCACGACAAACTGCCGCACTTCACCGGCGCGCCGAAGACGACGAACATCGATTCCGCGGGCGGCGACGGAAGCGGCGGCCGCGGCGGCGTTGACGGCGGGCGACGGCGTTCGGGCGGTTCGGAGATGGCGGGCAGCGGCGACGCGACCACCGCGTCGTCGGTCGTTCCGGGCGGCGCCGGGGCGTTCGCGGGCGGGCCGTTCGGCGGGACGCCGGGTTCCGCCGGTGCGTTCGGGAGCGGTTCGGTCGGTGCGCTCGGCGGCAACGGAGCTGGCAGCGGCGGTGCGCTTCCTGGCTCGTTGCCGGGTTCGCTGTCCGGCGGGATGCTCGGCGGGGCGACCGGGCCGGGCGGCGCGGCGGCCGGAGCGGCCGGTGCCGCGGCGGGCGCGCGCGGCGGGAGTCCGATGTCCGGCGGTTTCTTCCCGCCGATGGCGGGGCAGCACGGCGAAGGCTCCGAGGACCACCAGAATCGTTACACCAAGGGCAGTTCCTTCGACTTCCTCGAGGACCTGCCGGACGCGTACCCGCCCGTGCTGGGCGAGTGA
- a CDS encoding ESX secretion-associated protein EspG has product MARHLPGVDGIALSHLEFDLLWSEFDLGAPPYPLDVPSHGATMDERDRLGAQVAESLAAAGLLDDEDELHPRLGQVFAVLAQPVFSVDLLVFRDPPLRALAAAGRKLGVLAVLDAGELALRPCLPDDVPQLAAGVVGPAEPGPGNAVRLPREAFSEAMQAFADHGHGAFERVLGRAGLSGRDLRALSTLVATPRVAYGQFAVNGPGGRSPVVAWYDTEAGRYGAVVRESAGTKWVTVAPADHAWLADRMQELGRGVSSVRGTREPEAEGFRLT; this is encoded by the coding sequence GTGGCCAGACACCTTCCCGGAGTCGACGGGATCGCGCTCTCGCACCTGGAATTCGATCTGCTGTGGTCGGAGTTCGACCTCGGTGCCCCGCCGTATCCGCTGGACGTGCCCTCGCACGGGGCCACGATGGACGAACGCGACCGGCTCGGAGCGCAGGTCGCGGAAAGCCTCGCCGCGGCCGGGCTGCTCGACGACGAGGACGAACTGCACCCGCGGCTCGGCCAGGTCTTCGCGGTGCTGGCGCAGCCGGTGTTTTCGGTCGACCTGCTGGTGTTCCGCGATCCGCCGCTGCGCGCGCTGGCCGCGGCGGGGCGCAAACTGGGCGTGCTGGCCGTTCTCGACGCGGGCGAACTCGCGCTGCGGCCGTGCCTGCCGGACGACGTTCCGCAGCTGGCCGCTGGCGTCGTCGGTCCCGCGGAACCCGGGCCGGGCAACGCGGTGCGGTTGCCGCGCGAGGCGTTTTCCGAGGCGATGCAAGCGTTTGCGGACCACGGGCACGGCGCGTTCGAGCGGGTGCTCGGCCGGGCCGGTCTCTCCGGTCGCGACCTGCGCGCGCTCTCGACGCTCGTCGCCACGCCGCGGGTCGCGTATGGACAGTTCGCGGTGAACGGTCCGGGCGGCCGTTCGCCGGTGGTCGCTTGGTACGACACGGAAGCCGGGCGGTACGGCGCGGTCGTGCGGGAGTCCGCGGGCACGAAATGGGTGACGGTCGCGCCCGCGGACCACGCTTGGCTCGCGGACCGGATGCAGGAACTCGGACGCGGGGTGTCGTCCGTTCGGGGGACTCGGGAACCTGAAGCCGAAGGGTTCCGTCTCACTTAG
- a CDS encoding transglycosylase SLT domain-containing protein: protein MSKLSAEEIAQHAYRAGFRGQALTTAVAVALAESGGNPRAHNGTPPDNSYGLWQVNMLGSLGPARRHEFRLRSDDELFDADENAKAAWAISGHGKSFQPWSTYTNGAYKSHLAAARKAAEDVARHHGKGGRPPRKPEHRPHQPHHGKGGKDGGFKADLEQFLAYERTTEHVANELVSVGRKTVHRVTGIAKDSFGKVGQETGFSDALGDFSRSLESQVRATGAHARTLSASVFRARQAYAGADSDASAAIGAHDIKGILG, encoded by the coding sequence ATGAGCAAGTTGTCGGCCGAGGAGATCGCCCAGCACGCGTACCGCGCCGGGTTCCGCGGGCAAGCGCTGACCACGGCGGTCGCGGTGGCGCTGGCGGAATCAGGCGGGAACCCGCGCGCGCACAACGGGACCCCGCCGGACAACTCGTACGGGCTGTGGCAGGTCAACATGCTCGGCTCGCTCGGGCCCGCCCGCCGGCACGAGTTCCGCCTGCGCTCCGACGACGAACTGTTCGACGCGGACGAGAACGCCAAGGCGGCCTGGGCGATTTCGGGGCACGGCAAGAGCTTCCAGCCGTGGTCCACGTACACCAACGGTGCGTATAAGAGCCATCTCGCCGCCGCGCGCAAGGCCGCCGAGGACGTCGCCCGCCACCACGGCAAGGGCGGGCGCCCTCCGCGCAAACCCGAGCACCGGCCGCACCAACCGCACCACGGCAAGGGCGGCAAGGACGGCGGGTTCAAGGCCGATCTCGAGCAGTTCCTCGCCTACGAACGCACCACCGAGCACGTCGCGAACGAACTGGTGTCGGTCGGCCGGAAGACCGTGCACCGGGTCACCGGGATCGCCAAGGACAGTTTCGGGAAGGTCGGCCAGGAAACCGGATTCTCCGACGCGCTGGGGGATTTCAGCCGTTCGCTGGAATCGCAGGTGCGGGCCACCGGTGCGCACGCGCGCACGCTGAGCGCTTCGGTTTTCCGGGCCCGGCAGGCGTACGCGGGCGCGGATTCCGACGCGAGCGCGGCGATCGGCGCACACGACATCAAGGGCATTCTGGGCTGA
- a CDS encoding CHAP domain-containing protein, producing MLDTAGVATLFADEMKTHHGKLQGKAAESLAAQQALQQAAHEITAQYEAQRKAAHALLNTWHSKANPAFEHDTDKFGRDLKVTAQASTHGARVVSEVTDALAGRHQATGKLIDEFVAKARKIIDAGYVLARNGSPAALLMAIGDVADLAGKYLKESGGHLKNARAEMEEAARKLRALQKELNHDGVADPGGAHRTKPGDHRKHEQHKKHEAHKKHEQHHGKTAVSHSKKVDQILDHARHNLGYHEGPNNRNKWGPTGQPWCAYFATSMWRSAGVDIPKYGFTGDVYKWGQRHHLAYDRAALARNARPGDTILFGDGPSWGHSHHIGIIEKVEGNKITTIEGNANDQVERLTYTLPRDLHKFYGGVHPK from the coding sequence GTGCTGGACACCGCAGGGGTCGCGACGCTGTTCGCGGACGAGATGAAAACGCACCACGGCAAGCTCCAGGGCAAGGCCGCGGAATCGCTTGCCGCGCAGCAGGCGCTGCAGCAGGCCGCGCACGAGATCACCGCGCAGTACGAGGCGCAGCGCAAGGCCGCGCACGCGCTGCTGAACACCTGGCACAGCAAGGCGAATCCCGCCTTCGAGCACGACACCGACAAGTTCGGCCGCGATCTCAAGGTCACCGCGCAGGCGAGCACGCACGGGGCGAGGGTGGTCAGCGAGGTCACCGACGCGCTCGCCGGGCGGCACCAGGCCACCGGCAAGCTGATCGACGAGTTCGTCGCGAAGGCACGCAAGATCATCGACGCCGGATACGTCCTGGCGCGCAACGGAAGCCCGGCCGCACTGCTGATGGCCATCGGCGACGTGGCCGACCTGGCGGGCAAATACCTGAAGGAATCCGGCGGCCACCTGAAGAACGCCCGCGCGGAAATGGAAGAGGCCGCCCGCAAGCTGCGCGCGCTGCAGAAGGAGCTGAACCACGACGGCGTCGCCGACCCCGGCGGAGCACACCGCACCAAGCCCGGCGACCACCGCAAGCACGAGCAGCACAAAAAACACGAAGCACACAAAAAGCACGAACAGCACCACGGCAAGACGGCGGTCAGCCACAGCAAGAAGGTCGACCAGATCCTCGACCACGCGCGGCACAACCTCGGCTACCACGAGGGCCCGAACAACCGGAACAAATGGGGCCCGACCGGACAGCCGTGGTGCGCGTACTTCGCGACGTCGATGTGGCGTTCGGCCGGGGTGGACATCCCGAAGTACGGCTTCACCGGCGACGTCTACAAGTGGGGCCAGCGCCACCACCTCGCCTACGACCGCGCCGCCCTCGCCCGCAACGCCCGCCCCGGCGACACGATCCTCTTCGGCGACGGTCCGTCGTGGGGGCACAGCCACCACATCGGGATCATCGAAAAGGTCGAGGGCAACAAGATCACCACGATCGAGGGGAACGCGAACGACCAGGTAGAGCGCCTGACGTACACGCTCCCGCGCGACCTGCACAAGTTCTACGGCGGAGTGCACCCGAAGTGA
- a CDS encoding YbaB/EbfC family nucleoid-associated protein, producing MTITGTARHNGVTVEVAPGGALRTLELTAAALHGGGPRLADTILRAVREAAAQANERARHALKAELGVLSGAELSNLGLASEKDLAERAEDTTPDTWRV from the coding sequence GTGACCATCACCGGCACAGCACGCCACAACGGAGTGACCGTGGAAGTCGCCCCCGGCGGTGCCTTGCGCACCCTGGAACTCACCGCAGCTGCCCTCCACGGTGGCGGCCCCCGGTTGGCGGACACAATCCTGCGCGCGGTCCGGGAGGCTGCCGCCCAGGCGAATGAACGCGCCCGCCACGCCCTGAAAGCCGAACTGGGCGTCCTTAGCGGTGCCGAACTGAGCAACCTGGGCCTGGCATCGGAGAAGGACCTGGCAGAGCGCGCCGAAGACACCACCCCGGACACGTGGAGGGTCTGA
- a CDS encoding amidohydrolase family protein has protein sequence MNHFVITGARVFDGENSLGIVDVEVADGKIASIGGRPEGADLVDGSGATLLPGLIDAHTHTDEESLRQALTFGVTTEFDMLSMPQQMIPLRRKVAASNDFADVRSASIGLTPEGGHPHQLRKNEGDPPWPTATRPEDIAAFVEARIAEGADYLKVLVEDGRLFGSDTLPRLAPELVAATVRESHRRGKMVLAHAMTAETAEQVVDAGVDGLTHLFFDRPHPAELIGKIAAAGTFVIPTLTVIASITGEPAGRRLAEDRRVHSRLTQEWRENLSGAMATSPREHFGYAFETLSALKNAGVDILAGTDAAHLGAPGMAHGASLHDELRLLTTAGFTPTEALRAATSVPARRFGLPDRGRIKPGLRADLVLVTGDPTVSIGDTLSIRQVWRNGSQAR, from the coding sequence TTGAACCACTTCGTCATCACCGGCGCCCGCGTCTTCGACGGCGAGAACTCGCTCGGAATCGTGGACGTCGAGGTCGCCGACGGGAAAATCGCCAGCATCGGCGGCCGCCCCGAGGGAGCCGACCTCGTCGACGGATCCGGGGCGACCCTGCTGCCCGGCCTCATCGACGCGCACACGCACACCGACGAGGAGTCGCTGCGGCAAGCGTTGACGTTCGGCGTCACCACCGAATTCGACATGCTCTCGATGCCGCAACAGATGATTCCGTTGCGCCGCAAGGTCGCCGCCTCGAATGACTTCGCCGACGTGCGCTCTGCGTCGATCGGACTCACTCCCGAGGGCGGGCATCCGCATCAGCTGCGCAAGAACGAAGGCGATCCGCCGTGGCCGACTGCTACCCGTCCGGAGGACATCGCGGCCTTTGTCGAGGCCAGGATCGCCGAGGGGGCTGATTACCTGAAAGTCCTGGTGGAGGACGGTCGGCTGTTCGGCAGCGACACCCTGCCCCGGCTCGCTCCCGAACTGGTCGCCGCGACGGTTCGCGAAAGCCACCGGCGCGGGAAGATGGTGCTAGCGCACGCGATGACCGCCGAGACTGCCGAACAGGTCGTCGACGCTGGGGTGGACGGCCTGACTCATCTCTTCTTCGATCGGCCGCACCCCGCGGAGCTGATCGGAAAGATCGCCGCCGCGGGCACGTTCGTCATCCCCACCCTGACGGTGATCGCGTCGATCACCGGCGAGCCCGCCGGCCGCCGACTCGCCGAAGACCGGCGCGTCCATTCTCGACTCACCCAGGAATGGCGGGAGAACTTGTCCGGCGCGATGGCCACCAGCCCTCGCGAGCACTTCGGCTACGCGTTCGAAACGTTGTCCGCGCTGAAGAATGCCGGAGTCGACATCCTGGCAGGCACGGACGCGGCGCACCTCGGCGCGCCGGGGATGGCCCATGGAGCCAGCCTGCACGACGAACTCCGCCTCCTGACGACGGCGGGCTTCACCCCGACGGAAGCCTTGCGGGCCGCGACGTCCGTCCCGGCGCGCCGCTTCGGGTTGCCCGACCGCGGCCGGATCAAGCCGGGCCTGCGCGCGGATCTCGTGCTGGTCACCGGCGACCCGACGGTCAGCATCGGCGACACCCTTTCGATCCGGCAGGTGTGGCGCAACGGATCCCAGGCCAGGTAA
- a CDS encoding GntR family transcriptional regulator, producing MSSVRQAGRAGSAQDVTYRFLKQRIAELPRDGGTFLTESEVAEAAGTSRTPVREALLRLEAEGFLEIVPKKGAFVPPISDAEVRAVMEARELVEDWCVRKLAERVDEAFLGELDDLLAKQREVVDEPVRFIEFDRAFHRAIVRRAGNPVLAEFYESLRERQVRMGLRAVAGSETRAETVLSEHAAIVEALRGGEPAAAGEALAKHLSSTMTALRVGERL from the coding sequence ATGAGCAGTGTACGACAGGCTGGGCGGGCCGGGTCCGCGCAGGACGTCACCTATCGGTTCCTCAAGCAGCGCATCGCCGAGCTGCCCCGCGACGGCGGGACGTTCCTCACCGAATCGGAGGTCGCCGAGGCGGCGGGGACGTCCCGGACGCCGGTGCGGGAGGCCCTGCTGCGGCTCGAGGCCGAGGGGTTCCTCGAGATCGTGCCGAAGAAGGGCGCGTTCGTGCCGCCGATCTCCGACGCGGAGGTGCGGGCGGTGATGGAGGCGCGCGAGCTGGTCGAGGACTGGTGCGTCCGCAAGCTCGCCGAGCGCGTCGACGAGGCGTTTCTCGGCGAGCTGGACGACCTCCTCGCGAAGCAGCGCGAGGTGGTGGACGAGCCGGTGCGGTTCATCGAGTTCGACCGCGCCTTCCATCGGGCGATCGTGCGGCGCGCGGGCAATCCGGTGCTGGCCGAGTTCTACGAATCGTTGCGGGAGCGGCAGGTCCGGATGGGGCTGCGCGCGGTCGCGGGCAGCGAGACCCGGGCGGAAACGGTGCTGTCCGAGCACGCGGCGATTGTCGAAGCGCTGCGCGGCGGCGAACCGGCCGCGGCCGGGGAGGCGCTGGCGAAGCATCTCTCCAGCACGATGACGGCGTTGCGGGTCGGGGAGCGGCTGTGA
- a CDS encoding carbon-nitrogen family hydrolase, whose protein sequence is MKVALVQLASPPDETAADRRVRAGQLVESARGAELVVLPELWAAGYFSFDAYPDEAESLDGPTVAAGREWARSLGAYVHLGSLVEKDAAGRLFNTAVLLAPDGTIAHTYRKVHVFGYASREAELLTPGEKLSVAETELGPIGATTCYDLRFPELWRGLVDRGAKTVVVPAAWPAARREHWRMFTSCRAVEEQVLVLAVNAAGAQHGGVELAGTSRIVDPWGTVLAEAGAGEEVLRCEVDQSIVDTVRAEFPVLADRRWPVSTADLTGAGV, encoded by the coding sequence GTGAAGGTCGCGTTGGTCCAGCTGGCCAGCCCGCCGGACGAGACCGCCGCGGACCGCCGGGTGCGGGCCGGGCAGTTGGTGGAGTCCGCGCGCGGGGCCGAACTCGTCGTGCTGCCGGAATTGTGGGCGGCCGGGTATTTCTCGTTCGACGCGTATCCGGACGAAGCGGAATCGCTGGACGGGCCGACGGTCGCGGCGGGGCGGGAGTGGGCGCGAAGCCTTGGTGCGTACGTGCATTTGGGCAGCCTGGTCGAGAAAGACGCGGCCGGGCGGTTGTTCAATACCGCGGTGCTGCTCGCGCCGGACGGCACGATCGCGCATACCTATCGCAAGGTGCACGTCTTCGGATACGCCTCGCGCGAGGCGGAATTGCTCACGCCGGGCGAAAAGCTCAGCGTCGCGGAAACGGAACTCGGGCCGATCGGGGCCACGACCTGTTACGACCTCAGGTTTCCCGAATTGTGGCGCGGGCTGGTGGATCGCGGCGCGAAGACGGTCGTGGTCCCGGCCGCTTGGCCCGCGGCGCGGCGCGAGCACTGGCGGATGTTCACCTCGTGCCGTGCGGTGGAAGAGCAGGTCCTGGTGCTCGCGGTCAACGCGGCGGGCGCTCAGCACGGCGGCGTCGAACTGGCGGGCACCAGCCGGATCGTCGATCCGTGGGGAACCGTGCTGGCCGAGGCGGGCGCGGGCGAGGAAGTGCTGCGCTGCGAGGTAGACCAATCCATTGTGGACACGGTGCGGGCGGAATTCCCGGTGCTGGCCGATCGGCGGTGGCCGGTGTCCACAGCAGACTTGACGGGAGCGGGAGTATGA
- a CDS encoding DUF2848 family protein — protein sequence MSTIALHVAGTGEELAFTPARLVVAGYTGSDEVAVEEHIAELAAIGVPRPETVPAFYRLDPELLTTEPVVGVSAPGTSGEVEPVLIRHQGRYFLGVGSDHTDRDLERDGVALSKAACPKPLGEVVAEIGTEVSIPDWDHVVADSSVDGCPYQKGELAALRHPADLLDRLGPVEGDFALYCGTLPLLGGEFTYGAYWRVHLELPGGPTLTHAYETKQRSE from the coding sequence ATGAGCACGATTGCCCTGCACGTCGCGGGAACCGGGGAGGAACTGGCGTTCACTCCGGCGCGGCTGGTGGTGGCCGGGTACACCGGGAGCGACGAGGTCGCGGTCGAGGAGCACATCGCCGAACTGGCGGCGATCGGCGTGCCGAGGCCGGAAACGGTGCCCGCGTTTTATCGCCTGGACCCGGAACTGCTGACGACCGAGCCGGTGGTCGGGGTCAGCGCGCCGGGGACGTCCGGCGAGGTCGAGCCGGTGCTGATCCGGCACCAGGGGCGGTATTTCCTGGGCGTCGGGTCCGACCACACCGACCGCGATCTCGAGCGGGACGGGGTGGCACTGTCCAAAGCGGCCTGTCCGAAGCCGCTCGGGGAAGTGGTCGCCGAAATCGGGACCGAAGTGTCCATTCCGGACTGGGACCACGTCGTCGCGGATTCCAGTGTGGACGGATGCCCGTATCAGAAGGGGGAGCTGGCCGCGCTGCGGCATCCGGCGGATCTGCTGGACCGGCTCGGCCCGGTCGAAGGCGATTTCGCGCTGTACTGCGGCACTTTGCCGCTGCTCGGCGGCGAATTCACCTATGGCGCGTACTGGCGCGTCCACCTGGAACTGCCCGGCGGCCCGACCCTGACCCACGCGTACGAAACGAAACAGAGGAGCGAGTGA